The DNA sequence GACCTGGTAGGTGGGTGGGTACCTAACCATTCTTGGGCCATTGTCGTTCCTGGCAAGTCCGCCATGCCCTCGCCCTTTCCGCTCTACATCGCAATCCCCAGCGGTACCAATGCGGCCTTGGCAACCACCGCCACGGCGGTTTCAAGCACCGGCAAGCGATCGAGCGCGCCTTCTGCAAGTTCCGCGGGCGGCAAGACAAGAGGCAAGGGTTCGTAGGTAAAGCGCTCCAAGCCCAGGAAGTCGCAGACCTTCTCGGCAGCGGTCGCCGCCGTATACACGAAGTTCGGATCTTCCTTGGCGATCTTCATCCAATGGTGGATATAGGCCGCGTGCTGGGTGGGGTCGTGTCCTATGCCCAGTTCAACACCCATGATATGGCTGGCGGTTTCGGCAATCATTTCCTCGCGGGCATAGGACTCGGATCCGAAGGCGCCCGACAGGTCGCGGTTCAAGCGGCTTTCATGGCCAGACCAGTGCGCCAATTCATGGGTGAGGGCCGCGTAATAACCCGCAGGGTCCAGGAAGCGTTCGGGATACGGCATACCGAT is a window from the Planctomycetota bacterium genome containing:
- a CDS encoding DNA primase, whose translation is SVFNAEQIDGLPPPPKRPESTPHERHERCEALVKASGAVVIHGASNPHYAPKADKIGMPYPERFLDPAGYYAALTHELAHWSGHESRLNRDLSGAFGSESYAREEMIAETASHIMGVELGIGHDPTQHAAYIHHWMKIAKEDPNFVYTAATAAEKVCDFLGLERFTYEPLPLVLPPAELAEGALDRLPVLETAVAVVAKAALVPLGIAM